In Marisediminicola antarctica, one DNA window encodes the following:
- a CDS encoding TetR/AcrR family transcriptional regulator encodes MTLQRQEPSATSHHLERRATLIAAAAAAIADRGFEGVRLRDVAAECGVTTGMLQHYFSSRDELLVAAFEQAALDQVAGWRQAIAAEPGSGARLNVLLGKMVEEFSSPMTCVIWTELCATAARRTELRPLVSHVFEEWHLIIREVVDAAVSAGVIRPSLPIDDAIGILVAAFDGYELDLASSSGSATAESASRQIMHLANVLFPTAEVDRHQS; translated from the coding sequence ATGACTCTGCAGCGCCAGGAGCCGTCGGCCACGTCACACCACCTGGAACGGCGGGCTACTCTCATCGCTGCCGCGGCAGCGGCGATCGCAGATCGAGGGTTCGAGGGAGTCCGCCTTAGGGATGTCGCGGCCGAATGCGGCGTCACGACCGGCATGCTTCAGCACTACTTCTCGTCACGCGACGAACTGCTCGTCGCGGCGTTCGAGCAGGCCGCCCTCGATCAGGTTGCAGGCTGGCGTCAGGCCATCGCCGCAGAACCGGGCAGCGGAGCGCGGCTCAACGTGCTTCTGGGAAAGATGGTCGAGGAATTCTCTTCGCCCATGACCTGTGTGATCTGGACAGAGCTGTGCGCGACGGCGGCGCGCCGAACGGAGCTTCGACCCCTCGTGTCGCACGTCTTCGAGGAATGGCACCTCATCATCCGCGAGGTTGTGGACGCAGCGGTGTCGGCGGGCGTCATTCGACCGAGTCTGCCGATCGACGATGCGATCGGAATTCTCGTCGCCGCATTCGACGGCTACGAGCTCGATCTCGCGTCGTCGTCCGGCTCGGCTACTGCGGAGTCGGCGAGCCGGCAGATCATGCACCTCGCGAACGTACTCTTCCCCACGGCGGAGGTCGATCGCCACCAGAGCTGA
- a CDS encoding SDR family NAD(P)-dependent oxidoreductase, with protein MDLNNLDLSNRHGIITGAGQGIGQALALEFGRRGGHLLLVGRQSATLEETARLVAAEGGTTEILVEDLTQPGAVERISQAVASWSELDLLVNNAGNVRAGRLELTTDADVHAMIDLNLTAPIMLTKALLPTLRQSGQERGSILVNVASGIALVGMPFYSVYAATKSGLAQFGESLRRELIGTGVHVATVYPGATDTAMMTSQNAGADLGWERRSLDEVIADLIAALEAGEHEINTAPEGRRAMQQLNITDPMAVDAAIAPGLEALELAVRDHRSI; from the coding sequence ATGGACCTCAACAATCTGGATCTCAGCAACCGGCACGGAATCATCACGGGAGCCGGTCAGGGCATCGGCCAGGCTCTCGCGCTCGAATTCGGTCGGCGCGGAGGTCACCTGCTATTGGTCGGCCGGCAGTCGGCCACGCTCGAAGAAACCGCACGGCTCGTTGCCGCCGAAGGGGGAACGACCGAGATCCTGGTCGAAGACCTGACCCAGCCCGGCGCCGTGGAGCGAATCTCTCAGGCGGTTGCATCCTGGAGCGAGCTTGATCTTCTCGTCAACAACGCCGGCAATGTGCGCGCCGGCCGGCTCGAGCTGACCACCGATGCGGATGTCCACGCGATGATCGACCTGAATCTCACCGCTCCGATCATGCTGACCAAGGCCCTGCTTCCGACCCTTCGCCAGAGCGGGCAGGAACGCGGCAGCATCCTCGTGAACGTTGCCAGCGGGATTGCGCTCGTCGGGATGCCGTTCTACTCGGTCTACGCCGCAACAAAGTCGGGCCTCGCGCAGTTCGGTGAATCGCTCCGCCGCGAATTGATCGGAACCGGCGTGCATGTCGCGACCGTGTATCCCGGCGCGACCGACACGGCGATGATGACATCGCAGAACGCCGGTGCCGACCTCGGGTGGGAGCGTCGATCGCTCGATGAGGTCATCGCCGACCTGATTGCTGCACTCGAGGCCGGCGAGCATGAGATCAACACCGCACCGGAAGGCCGCCGGGCGATGCAACAGCTCAATATCACCGACCCGATGGCCGTGGATGCCGCAATCGCGCCTGGCCTTGAGGCACTCGAACTCGCGGTTCGCGACCACCGCAGCATCTAG
- a CDS encoding GMC family oxidoreductase gives MSARDAGAFDYVVVGAGSAGAALANRLSADPSTTVLLLEAGSSDKNQAIHIPAAFSGLFKSDFDWKYETTPQPGLGGRTIYWPRGKVLGGSSSLNAMMWVRGFAADYDRWAELAGDGWSFESLLPIFKKVEKVQDATDPEHGVAGPMSVEAQRSPRELTGTFLTAVTEAGYSVVPPNSRQPEGFSQTMLNQTKGARHSTVNGYLTPAQGRSNLTVRTGAQATRVLFDGTRAVGVEYSSGGELHQSAARAEVILSGGAVNTPQLLMLSGIGDAAQLKSLGIPVVAHSPEVGANLRDHLVSFLTVGTAGGTLFTATALGEVGKYLLRRRGMLTSNVAEAYGFVRSSDAVALPDVEIIFAPAAYVDEGLSGIPGHGISVGPILLQPKSTGTVTLASADPLDKPIIDPRYLSDAGGEDRAVMMAGLAIAERILATPSMRVVADGTYLRPMNGETLEAVARAEQSLNGLSHTLYHPTSTARMGSDAAAPVDGDLRVRGVQGLRVADASVMPEIIRGHTNAPSIVIGEKAAKLILTSARKGVRESVTVR, from the coding sequence GTGAGCGCGCGAGACGCGGGAGCCTTCGACTACGTCGTCGTCGGTGCGGGTTCTGCCGGTGCCGCGCTGGCCAATCGACTGAGCGCCGACCCCTCGACGACAGTGCTGCTGCTCGAGGCGGGATCCTCGGACAAGAATCAGGCGATCCACATCCCCGCGGCGTTCTCGGGTCTTTTCAAGAGCGACTTCGACTGGAAATACGAGACGACACCGCAGCCTGGCCTTGGCGGACGAACCATCTATTGGCCGCGCGGGAAGGTACTCGGCGGGTCGTCGTCGCTCAACGCCATGATGTGGGTGCGTGGCTTCGCTGCCGACTACGATCGCTGGGCGGAGCTGGCAGGGGACGGCTGGTCATTCGAGTCGCTGCTGCCGATCTTCAAGAAGGTCGAGAAGGTGCAGGATGCGACGGATCCCGAGCATGGGGTCGCTGGCCCCATGAGCGTCGAGGCACAGCGCAGTCCTCGGGAGCTGACCGGCACGTTCCTCACGGCTGTGACGGAAGCCGGCTATTCGGTCGTGCCGCCGAACTCTCGGCAGCCCGAAGGATTCAGCCAGACGATGCTCAACCAGACCAAGGGCGCGCGCCACAGCACCGTCAACGGTTATCTGACCCCCGCGCAGGGGCGCAGCAACCTGACCGTGCGTACGGGGGCCCAGGCCACCCGTGTTCTGTTCGACGGCACCCGCGCCGTGGGTGTCGAGTACTCGAGCGGCGGTGAACTTCACCAGTCCGCAGCGCGCGCCGAGGTCATTCTCAGCGGCGGCGCCGTCAACACGCCTCAGTTGCTCATGCTGTCGGGGATCGGTGACGCCGCGCAACTGAAGTCCCTCGGCATTCCGGTCGTTGCCCACTCGCCGGAGGTTGGGGCCAACCTGCGGGATCATCTGGTGTCGTTCCTGACGGTCGGGACCGCTGGCGGAACGCTGTTCACCGCCACGGCACTCGGCGAGGTCGGCAAGTACCTGCTGCGTCGTCGCGGGATGCTCACGTCGAATGTCGCCGAGGCCTACGGCTTTGTTCGGTCGAGCGACGCTGTCGCCTTGCCGGATGTCGAGATCATCTTCGCGCCCGCCGCCTACGTCGACGAAGGTCTTTCCGGCATTCCGGGACACGGCATCAGTGTGGGCCCGATCCTCTTGCAGCCCAAGAGCACGGGCACGGTCACGCTCGCCTCCGCCGATCCACTCGACAAGCCGATCATCGACCCCCGCTATCTGTCGGACGCAGGCGGCGAAGACCGCGCGGTCATGATGGCGGGTCTGGCCATTGCAGAACGCATTCTGGCGACACCCTCGATGCGGGTGGTCGCGGACGGAACCTACCTGCGCCCGATGAACGGCGAGACCCTCGAAGCGGTCGCTCGTGCGGAGCAGTCGCTCAACGGGCTCTCCCACACCCTCTACCACCCCACGAGCACGGCGCGCATGGGATCGGATGCCGCTGCGCCTGTTGATGGCGACCTGCGCGTACGCGGGGTGCAGGGTCTTCGCGTCGCGGACGCCTCGGTAATGCCCGAGATCATCCGCGGGCACACCAACGCCCCCTCGATCGTGATCGGCGAAAAGGCGGCGAAGCTGATCCTCACCAGCGCCCGCAAGGGGGTGAGGGAGTCCGTCACCGTCAGGTGA
- a CDS encoding AMP-binding protein: protein MFASPYPNVSIPELSLYDFLFGSIDEADLDRAAVTDGTSGATTTYRELIAQIDAIAGALAADGVAVGDVVALHSPNTPAFVAVFHGILRAGATATTINALATADDIASQLSDAGATRLITVTPLLDAALTGSTRVGLVGENVIVLDGAEGHRSLSDLIGAGLPAPDVIFDPSVHLAVLPFSSGTTAKPKGVMLTHRNLVANVAQGGPLIGVTSDDTVLAVLPFFHIYGMTVLLNLALSTRATLVTMPRFDLVEFLRIITDHRCSYIFIAPPIAVALAKHPLVDQYQLDSVRVVMSGAASLDEAIAAAVAERLTCRVIQGYGMSEMSPVSHAHDVTKTDIPLGSVGFTIPNVECRLIDPLTGDEIAVPETGVSRPGELLCRGPNIMVGYLGNEQASRDALTDDGFLHTGDVATVSAEGYVTIVDRLKELIKYKGHQVAPAELEALLLSHPLVADAAVIGVADADGEEVPKAYVVLQPQAELTEDEVIAFVAERVAPYKKVRQVEMIETIPKSSSGKILRKDLRILAGRS, encoded by the coding sequence GTGTTCGCTAGCCCGTACCCCAACGTCAGCATCCCCGAGCTGAGCCTCTACGACTTCCTCTTCGGCTCGATCGACGAAGCCGACCTGGATCGCGCCGCCGTCACCGACGGCACATCCGGGGCGACCACGACCTACCGCGAGCTCATCGCGCAGATCGACGCGATCGCGGGCGCTCTCGCGGCCGATGGTGTGGCAGTGGGCGATGTCGTGGCCCTGCACTCGCCGAACACCCCCGCCTTCGTCGCCGTGTTTCACGGAATCCTGCGGGCCGGTGCAACCGCGACCACCATCAATGCCCTCGCGACCGCCGATGACATCGCCTCCCAACTGTCGGATGCGGGCGCCACCCGCCTCATCACCGTCACGCCGCTACTCGACGCTGCGCTCACCGGCTCCACGCGCGTCGGGCTGGTCGGTGAGAACGTGATCGTGCTGGACGGTGCCGAAGGGCACCGCTCGCTGTCCGACCTGATCGGCGCAGGACTACCCGCTCCCGACGTGATATTCGACCCGAGCGTGCACCTGGCCGTGCTGCCCTTCTCCTCTGGGACGACCGCGAAGCCCAAGGGGGTCATGCTCACCCACCGTAATCTCGTCGCCAACGTCGCACAGGGCGGGCCGCTGATCGGGGTGACCTCCGATGACACCGTGCTGGCAGTACTGCCGTTCTTCCACATCTATGGCATGACGGTGCTGCTCAACCTGGCGCTATCCACCCGAGCAACGTTGGTGACGATGCCCCGGTTCGATCTGGTCGAGTTCTTGCGCATCATCACGGATCACCGCTGCAGCTACATCTTCATCGCACCCCCGATTGCGGTGGCGTTGGCGAAGCATCCGCTGGTCGACCAGTACCAGCTGGACAGCGTGCGGGTCGTCATGTCGGGTGCGGCGTCGCTCGACGAGGCCATCGCTGCCGCCGTGGCGGAGCGCCTCACATGCCGGGTCATTCAGGGTTACGGCATGTCTGAGATGAGCCCGGTGTCGCACGCCCACGATGTGACGAAGACTGACATCCCCCTCGGCAGCGTGGGCTTCACAATTCCGAACGTCGAGTGCCGTCTCATCGATCCCCTCACCGGCGACGAAATCGCGGTGCCGGAGACCGGGGTAAGCCGCCCTGGGGAGCTGCTCTGCCGCGGGCCCAACATCATGGTCGGTTACTTGGGCAACGAGCAGGCCAGCCGGGATGCGTTGACCGACGACGGTTTCCTGCACACCGGCGATGTCGCCACGGTCAGCGCGGAGGGTTACGTGACCATCGTCGACCGACTCAAGGAACTCATCAAGTACAAGGGCCACCAGGTGGCACCGGCCGAGCTCGAAGCTCTGCTGCTGTCGCATCCGCTGGTCGCCGACGCCGCCGTGATCGGTGTGGCGGATGCGGATGGCGAAGAAGTGCCGAAGGCGTATGTCGTGCTGCAACCGCAAGCGGAACTGACCGAAGACGAGGTGATCGCCTTCGTCGCCGAACGCGTCGCCCCCTACAAGAAAGTGAGACAGGTCGAGATGATCGAGACAATTCCGAAGTCGTCTTCAGGCAAGATCCTGCGCAAGGACCTTCGGATCCTGGCGGGCCGGTCGTGA